A genome region from Schistocerca americana isolate TAMUIC-IGC-003095 chromosome 1, iqSchAmer2.1, whole genome shotgun sequence includes the following:
- the LOC124621956 gene encoding 6-phosphogluconolactonase-like, with product MSPKEVKIVPSEEEVIKTLCELIQDIARTAIQRDDVFKVGLSGGSLTKFLTVGLPKIETDWAKWRLFFCDERVVPVESADSTYGVYKSSLIGIVPLTEEQFIKIDPHLTAEEAAKDYIQKMAVHFPPDSLPRFHLLLLGMGPDGHTCSLFPDHRLLEETSVWVAPITNSPKPPASRITLTFPVVNNAECCIFALTGAGKADIVKRVLKDEEPLPAARVKPTDGKLYWILDNSAAAHITDM from the exons ATGTCGCCGAAAGAAGTAAAAATAGTCCCAAGTGAAGAAGAAGTAATCAAAACACTCTGTGAATTAATTCAAGACATTGCCAGAACGGCGATACAGCGAGACGATGTTTTCAAAGTTGGATTGTCAG GTGGATCTCTTACAAAATTCCTTACGGTTGGTCTCCCGAAAATTGAAACAGATTGGGCGAAGTGGAGACTATTTTTTTGTGACGAGAGGGTTGTGCCTGTTGAGAGCGCGGATTCAACTTACGGGGTTTACAAGAGTTCTCTAATTGGGATCGTACCTCTTACCGAGGAGCAGTTCATCAAAATCGATCCACACTTAACAG CTGAGGAAGCAGCAAAAGACTACATTCAAAAAATGGCAGTGCATTTTCCTCCAGATTCACTACCTAGGTTTCATTTGTTGTTGCTTGGAATGGGACCAGATGGGCACACATGCTCACTTTTTCCTGATCACAGACTTCTGGAGGAAACCTCAGTGTGGGTGGCACCCATAACTAATTCACCTAAACCACCAGCCTCAAGAATTACTTTAACATTTCCTGTGGTGAACAATGCAGAGTGCTGTATTTTTGCACTTACTGGTGCTGGCAAAGCAGACATTGTCAAG CGTGTCCTGAAAGACGAAGAGCCTCTGCCAGCTGCTAGAGTGAAGCCAACAGATGGGAAGCTTTACTGGATTCTTGATAACAGTGCTGCTGCACATATAACAGATATGTGA